One Ficedula albicollis isolate OC2 chromosome 15, FicAlb1.5, whole genome shotgun sequence genomic window carries:
- the FICD gene encoding adenosine monophosphate-protein transferase FICD, with protein MFPGGSSGKGDAPGVRAGSRMNLVAMATDPELQWVSLWLRVRWAAVLVLLLSSLVMLLLPLAAVDNQCHAVLKGLSFLRSKLGSSGISRLTGQSTELSVTSQGLELLVLKGKASPEVKLEARAALNQALEMKRQGKREKAHKLFLYALKMDPDYVDALNEFGIFSEEDKDILQADYLYSKALTISPHNEKALSNRGRTLPLVEEIDQRYFSIIDSKVKKVMAIPKGNSALRRVMEESYYHHIYHTVAIEGNTLTLSEIRHIIETRYAVPGKSLTEQNEVIGMHAALKFVNTTLVSRIGSVTSRDILDIHRRVLGYADPVEAGRFRATQVFVGHHIPPHPQDVEKQMEEFVQWMNSEDAMSLHPVEFAALAHYKLVYIHPFVDGNGRTSRLLMNLILMQAGYPPITIRKEQRAEYYHVLEVANEGDVRPFIRFIAKCAETTLDMLLIATTEVSVGLPEAGGSAGCKQTIPVKT; from the exons ATGTTCCCAGGTGGGAGCAGCGGTAaaggagatgctccaggtgtCCGTGCTGGAAGCAGGATGAATCTCGTGGCGATGGCGACCGACCCCGAGCTCCAgtgggtgtccctgtggctcCGTGTGCGCTGGGCAGccgtgctggtgctgctgctgagctccctggtgatgctgctgctgcccctggctgctgtggaCAACCAGTGCCACGCTGTGCTCAAGGGCCTGTCCTTCCTGAGGAGTAAACTGGGCTCCTCGGGGATCAGCAGGTTGACAGGGCAGAGCACGGAGCTGAGCGTCActtcccaggggctggagctgctggtgctgaaggGAAAAGCCTCCCCAG AGGTAAAGCTGgaagccagagcagctctgaatcAAGCCCTGGAGATGAAGCGCCAGGGGAAGCGGGAGAAAGCTCACAAACTCTTCCTGTACGCCCTCAAAATGGACCCGGATTACGTGGATGCCCTGAAcgagtttgggattttttctgagGAGGATAAAGACATCCTGCAGGCCGACTACCTGTACTCCAAAGCTCTGACCATCTCCCCCCACAACGAGAAGGCTCTGAGCAACCGGGGCCGGACGCTGCCCTTGGTGGAAGAGATCGACCAGAGGTATTTCAGCATCATCGACAGCAAGGTCAAGAAGGTGATGGCCATTCCCAAAGGGAACTCCGCCCTGCGCAGGGTGATGGAGGAATCCTACTACCACCACATCTACCACACGGTGGCCATCGAGGGGAACACGCTGACGCTGTCCGAGATCCGGCACATCATCGAGACCAGGTACGCCGTCCCCGGCAAGAGCCTGACGGAGCAGAACGAGGTGATCGGCATGCACGCCGCCCTCAAGTTCGTCAACACCACGCTGGTGTCGCGCATCGGCTCCGTCACCAGCAGGGACATCCTGGACATCCACCGGCGCGTGCTGGGCTACGCCGACCCTGTGGAGGCCGGGCGCTTCCGAGCCACGCAGGTCTTCGTGGGCCACCACATCCCGCCGCACCCGCAAGACGTGGAGAAGCAGATGGAGGAGTTTGTGCAGTGGATGAACTCGGAGGACGCCATGAGCCTGCACCCCGTGGAGTTCGCGGCGCTGGCGCACTACAAGCTGGTGTACATCCACCCCTTCGTGGACGGCAACGGCCGCACCTCGCGGCTGCTGATGAACCTGATCCTGATGCAGGCGGGGTACCCGCCCATCACCATCCGCAAGGAGCAGCGCGCCGAGTATTACCACGTGCTGGAGGTGGCCAACGAGGGCGACGTGCGGCCCTTCATCCGCTTCATCGCCAAGTGCGCCGAGACCACGCTGGACATGCTGCTCATCGCCACCACCGAGGTCTCCGTGGGGCTGCCCGAGGCGGGGGGCAGCGCCGGCTGCAAACAGACCATCCCTGTCAAGACTTGA